A genomic region of Micromonospora sp. NBC_01796 contains the following coding sequences:
- a CDS encoding fumarylacetoacetate hydrolase family protein has product MKLLRVGPPGGERPAVLAEDGTLLDLSGSITDFDGDFLADGGINRVRGLLELRQPPLRGRGLRLGPPLRRPGKIVCVGLNYHDHARETGAAVPTEPVLFLKAPDTVVGACDEVLVPHGGEKTDWEIELAVVIGRTARYLPSAEEAMECVAGYAISHDVSERAFQLERGGQWDKGKSCETFNPFGPWLVTKDEIPDPGHLGLRLWVNGTLRQNGNTKDMIFNVPEIIRYVSQFMTLYPGDIVNTGTPAGVALGMPDPKPYLRPGDVVELEIDGLGRQRQRLGVAW; this is encoded by the coding sequence GTGAAGCTCTTACGGGTCGGTCCACCCGGCGGCGAGCGCCCCGCCGTGCTGGCCGAGGACGGCACGCTCCTCGACCTCTCCGGTTCGATCACCGACTTCGACGGTGACTTCCTCGCCGACGGCGGCATCAACCGCGTACGCGGCCTGCTCGAACTGCGGCAGCCGCCGCTGCGCGGACGGGGGCTGCGGCTCGGCCCGCCCCTGCGCCGCCCCGGAAAGATCGTCTGTGTCGGGCTGAACTACCACGACCACGCGCGCGAGACCGGCGCGGCCGTACCCACCGAGCCGGTCCTCTTCCTCAAGGCGCCGGACACCGTCGTCGGCGCCTGCGACGAGGTGCTGGTGCCGCACGGCGGCGAGAAGACCGACTGGGAGATCGAATTGGCCGTGGTCATCGGCAGGACCGCGCGGTACCTCCCCTCCGCCGAGGAGGCGATGGAGTGCGTGGCGGGTTATGCCATCTCGCACGACGTCTCCGAGCGCGCGTTCCAACTCGAACGCGGCGGCCAGTGGGACAAGGGCAAGTCCTGCGAGACGTTCAATCCGTTCGGCCCCTGGCTGGTCACCAAGGACGAGATCCCCGATCCCGGGCACCTCGGGCTGCGGCTCTGGGTCAACGGCACGCTGCGACAGAACGGGAACACCAAGGACATGATCTTCAACGTGCCGGAGATCATCCGCTACGTCAGCCAGTTCATGACGCTCTACCCCGGCGACATCGTCAACACCGGTACCCCGGCCGGGGTCGCGCTCGGTATGCCCGACCCGAAGCCGTACCTGCGCCCCGGCGACGTGGTCGAGTTGGAGATCGACGGACTCGGTCGGCAGCGGCAGCGACTGGGGGTCGCGTGGTGA
- a CDS encoding glycoside hydrolase N-terminal domain-containing protein produces MRGGPERSPGTASDPTLALRYDRPAADRETESLPIGNGAPGANVFDGVRTERLTYDEKTPVDRRNGW; encoded by the coding sequence ATGCGGGGCGGACCGGAGCGCTCCCCCGGCACCGCGTCGGATCCCACCCTCGCTCTGCGGTACGACCGGCCGGCCGCTGACCGGGAGACCGAATCGTTGCCGATCGGCAACGGAGCGCCGGGCGCCAATGTCTTCGACGGCGTGCGCACCGAGCGGTTGACGTACGACGAGAAGACCCCTGTGGACCGGCGGAACGGGTGGTGA